One window of Cydia pomonella isolate Wapato2018A chromosome 7, ilCydPomo1, whole genome shotgun sequence genomic DNA carries:
- the LOC133520204 gene encoding general transcription factor IIE subunit 1 isoform X1, protein MTEERLVTEVPSSLKQLARLVVRGFYTIEDALIVDMLVRNPCMKEDDICELLKFERKMLRARIATLKNDKFIQVRLKMETGADGKAQKVNYYFINYKTFVNVVKYKLDLMRKRMETEERDATSRASFKCPACGKTFTDLEADQLYDMMTQEFRCTFCSQVVEEDQSALPKKDSRLLLAKYNEQLEPLYQLLRAVEGIKLAPEILEPEPVDINTIRGLNTKQPLPRAGGEQWSGEATRSGGLAVEETRVDVTIGEPARAAPARKERPVWMVESTVTQGDQSEAAAAEAALEKAASSAAAAKASSKGADDIMSVLLQHEKQNTDNSAANALKAEPDSSDDSDAESKDPFKLKSDVEAVAEMESSSSESEDGAPTVLVAGARVPLPAVDDAVIARMTPHEKEAYIQLYQDYYSHILD, encoded by the exons ATGACGGAGGAACGGCTGGTGACGGAAGTGCCGAGCAGCTTGAAGCAGCTGGCGCGTCTCGTGGTACGAGGTTTCTACACCATCGAGGATGCCCTCATCGTGGACATGCTGGTTCGCAACCCCT GTATGAAAGAAGATGATATATGCGAGCTGTTAAAGTTCGAGAGAAAAATGCTAAGAGCCCGAATAGCAACCCTAAAAAACGACAAGTTCATCCAAGTCAGACTCAAAATGGAAACag GTGCGGACGGTAAGGCACAGAAAGTGAACTACTACTTCATAAACTACAAAACGTTCGTGAACGTGGTCAAGTACAAGCTGGATCTGATGCGGAAGCGGATGGAGACCGAGGAGCGCGATGCGACCAGCCGCGCCAGCTTCAAGTGCCCCGCCTGCGGGAAGACCTTCACCGACCTTGAG GCGGATCAGCTATACGACATGATGACGCAGGAGTTCCGTTGCACCTTCTGCAGCCAAGTGGTGGAGGAGGACCAGTCCGCCCTCCCGAAGAAGGACTCCCGCCTGCTGCTGGCCAAGTACAACGAGCAGCTGGAGCCGCTGTACCAGCTGCTGCGGGCTGTGGAGGGCATCAAGCTGGCCCCGGAGATCCTCGAACCGGAGCCAGTCGACATCAACACCATTCGTGG GCTCAATACAAAACAGCCGCTGCCCCGGGCGGGCGGCGAGCAGTGGTCGGGCGAGGCCACGCGCAGCGGCGGGCTGGCCGTGGAGGAGACGCGCGTCGACGTCACCATCGGCGagcccgcgcgcgccgcgcccgcccgcaaGGAGCGCCCCGTGTGGATGGTGGAGAGCACCGTCACCCAGGGCGACCAG AgcgaggcggcggcggcggaggcGGCGCTGGAGAAGGCGGCCAGCAGCGCCGCGGCCGCCAAGGCCAGCAGCAAGGGCGCCGACGACATCATGTCCGTGCTGCTGCAGCACGAGAAACAGAACACAG ACAACTCCGCAGCGAACGCACTAAAGGCCGAGCCGGACAGCTCGGATGACAGCGACGCCGAGTCCAAGGACCCCTTCAAACTGAAGAGCGACGTCGAGGCAGTCG CGGAGATGGAGAGCTCGTCATCCGAGAGCGAAGACGGCGCGCCCACGGTGCTGGTGGCGGGCGCGCGCGTGCCGCTGCCGGCCGTGGACGACGCCGTCATCGCGCGCATGACGCCGCACGAGAAGGAGGCCTACATACAGCTCTACCAGGACTACTACAGCCATATCCTGGATTAG
- the LOC133520204 gene encoding general transcription factor IIE subunit 1 isoform X2, whose translation MKKIKSKDFVIFKSCSSKVISFEEYNIWFKYLLVLQETPGINSADGKAQKVNYYFINYKTFVNVVKYKLDLMRKRMETEERDATSRASFKCPACGKTFTDLEADQLYDMMTQEFRCTFCSQVVEEDQSALPKKDSRLLLAKYNEQLEPLYQLLRAVEGIKLAPEILEPEPVDINTIRGLNTKQPLPRAGGEQWSGEATRSGGLAVEETRVDVTIGEPARAAPARKERPVWMVESTVTQGDQSEAAAAEAALEKAASSAAAAKASSKGADDIMSVLLQHEKQNTDNSAANALKAEPDSSDDSDAESKDPFKLKSDVEAVAEMESSSSESEDGAPTVLVAGARVPLPAVDDAVIARMTPHEKEAYIQLYQDYYSHILD comes from the exons atgaaaaagataaaatctaaagattttgtaatttttaaaagttgttcatcaaaagttatatcatttgaggagtacaatatatggtttaaatatttgctcgtgttacaggaaacacccggtatcaATA GTGCGGACGGTAAGGCACAGAAAGTGAACTACTACTTCATAAACTACAAAACGTTCGTGAACGTGGTCAAGTACAAGCTGGATCTGATGCGGAAGCGGATGGAGACCGAGGAGCGCGATGCGACCAGCCGCGCCAGCTTCAAGTGCCCCGCCTGCGGGAAGACCTTCACCGACCTTGAG GCGGATCAGCTATACGACATGATGACGCAGGAGTTCCGTTGCACCTTCTGCAGCCAAGTGGTGGAGGAGGACCAGTCCGCCCTCCCGAAGAAGGACTCCCGCCTGCTGCTGGCCAAGTACAACGAGCAGCTGGAGCCGCTGTACCAGCTGCTGCGGGCTGTGGAGGGCATCAAGCTGGCCCCGGAGATCCTCGAACCGGAGCCAGTCGACATCAACACCATTCGTGG GCTCAATACAAAACAGCCGCTGCCCCGGGCGGGCGGCGAGCAGTGGTCGGGCGAGGCCACGCGCAGCGGCGGGCTGGCCGTGGAGGAGACGCGCGTCGACGTCACCATCGGCGagcccgcgcgcgccgcgcccgcccgcaaGGAGCGCCCCGTGTGGATGGTGGAGAGCACCGTCACCCAGGGCGACCAG AgcgaggcggcggcggcggaggcGGCGCTGGAGAAGGCGGCCAGCAGCGCCGCGGCCGCCAAGGCCAGCAGCAAGGGCGCCGACGACATCATGTCCGTGCTGCTGCAGCACGAGAAACAGAACACAG ACAACTCCGCAGCGAACGCACTAAAGGCCGAGCCGGACAGCTCGGATGACAGCGACGCCGAGTCCAAGGACCCCTTCAAACTGAAGAGCGACGTCGAGGCAGTCG CGGAGATGGAGAGCTCGTCATCCGAGAGCGAAGACGGCGCGCCCACGGTGCTGGTGGCGGGCGCGCGCGTGCCGCTGCCGGCCGTGGACGACGCCGTCATCGCGCGCATGACGCCGCACGAGAAGGAGGCCTACATACAGCTCTACCAGGACTACTACAGCCATATCCTGGATTAG
- the LOC133520203 gene encoding tyrosine-protein kinase transmembrane receptor Ror2, translating into MDTYYKVITVILYIVNSVHAYCGPYNGQICKTYTTGYVWYNHTGGLENEKITTGLWREMISTLREPCRSRAEKLLCAYAFPKCINKDGVGDFALPLCYEDCIAVKMQFCYNDWIVFEEQKRRGVYFESRGHFRFPECEKLPRFSGKGSHLTCNYVGITNMDYSEVTTSCVRGNGRYYQGTVNVTESGKACQAWESQYPHQHTRPPLVFPEVQNSSNYCRNAGGEEHGPWCYTMDPEVRWELCDIPLCANSTLEDDNIIGPSIEMENYFTPTFVLLLSVGGLGCVLGIASIALLCHYFLKNHYSKCNMPSRRNVPNMDIDLDKLPSNMAYHTTGAQLNPKLEKLEFPRNNIIYIRDLGQGAFGRVFQAKAPGLVPEEEFTLVAVKMLKDEASHDLQLDFEREACLLADFDHPNIVKLLGVCAIGRPMCLLFEYMGKGDLNEYLRACSTATNYPPMSEHREDLRLLATPLGHLDLLHIARQIASGMVYLSDRKFVHRDLATRNCLINDDMVVKIADFGLSHKIYLQDYYKGDEHDAIPVRWMPLESILYNKYTLESDVWAYGVCLWEIFSFALQPYFGMTHEEVVRFLKDGNVLACPDNTPRCVYDLMRQCWSTHPTDRPNFRLIYQTLDNIQMILERTHSD; encoded by the coding sequence ATGGATACGTATTATAAAGTGATAACCGTGATCCTTTATATCGTAAACTCCGTGCATGCTTACTGTGGCCCATACAATGGCCAAATATGCAAAACATATACAACCGGTTACGTGTGGTATAACCATACGGGTGGTCTGGAGAACGAAAAGATTACGACCGGGCTGTGGAGAGAAATGATATCAACTCTCAGGGAGCCGTGCCGCAGCCGCGCCGAGAAGCTCCTCTGTGCCTACGCGTTCCCCAAGTGCATCAACAAGGATGGGGTCGGGGATTTCGCGCTGCCTCTGTGCTACGAAGACTGCATCGCCGTTAAAATGCAGTTTTGTTACAACGACTGGATCGTTTTCGAAGAGCAAAAACGCCGAGGCGTCTACTTTGAGTCTAGAGGCCATTTCCGATTTCCCGAATGCGAGAAACTTCCTCGGTTTTCAGGGAAAGGTTCACACTTGACATGTAATTATGTGGGCATCACTAACATGGACTACAGTGAAGTGACCACGAGCTGCGTGCGGGGCAACGGCCGGTACTACCAGGGCACGGTGAACGTCACCGAGAGCGGCAAGGCTTGCCAGGCCTGGGAGTCTCAGTACCCACACCAGCATACAAGACCTCCGCTTGTGTTCCCAGAAGTGCAGAACTCGAGCAACTACTGCAGAAATGCCGGAGGCGAGGAGCATGGGCCTTGGTGCTACACCATGGATCCTGAGGTTCGGTGGGAGCTCTGCGACATACCACTTTGTGCCAACTCCACCTTAGAAGATGACAATATTATAGGACCAAGTATAGAGATGGAAAACTATTTTACGCCTACGTTTGTGTTATTGCTCTCAGTTGGTGGCCTCGGGTGCGTTTTAGGGATTGCATCCATTGCTCTCTTGTGCCACTACTTTTTGAAGAATCATTACTCTAAGTGCAACATGCCTAGCCGCAGAAATGTCCCAAATATGGATATTGATCTTGACAAACTCCCGAGCAATATGGCTTACCACACTACCGGGGCTCAGCTGAACCCTAAGCTGGAGAAACTGGAGTTCCcaagaaataatattatttatattcgtGATTTAGGCCAAGGTGCTTTTGGTAGAGTGTTTCAAGCGAAGGCTCCCGGGCTGGTCCCAGAAGAAGAGTTTACTTTGGTTGCTGTCAAAATGCTGAAGGATGAAGCCTCTCATGACTTGCAATTAGATTTTGAAAGAGAAGCTTGTCTTCTGGCCGACTTTGACCACCCCAACATTGTGAAGTTGTTAGGTGTTTGTGCTATAGGTCGGCCCATGTGCTTGCTCTTCGAGTATATGGGAAAAGGTGACTTAAATGAATACCTAAGGGCCTGCAGCACTGCCACTAACTACCCACCAATGTCAGAACACAGGGAAGACCTAAGGTTACTGGCAACACCCTTGGGCCATTTAGACTTATTGCACATTGCAAGGCAGATCGCCTCAGGGATGGTTTATCTGTCTGATCGGAAGTTTGTTCATCGAGACCTTGCCACCAGGAACTGTCTAATCAATGACGACATGGTAGTGAAGATTGCCGACTTCGGTCTTTcacataaaatttatttacaagatTATTATAAGGGAGATGAGCATGACGCTATCCCAGTGAGATGGATGCCTTTAGAAAGCATATTGTACAATAAGTATACATTAGAGTCTGACGTGTGGGCCTATGGGGTATGTCTGTGGGAGATATTCTCTTTTGCGCTGCAGCCTTACTTTGGAATGACCCATGAGGAAGTGGTTAGGTTCCTGAAGGACGGGAATGTCCTGGCGTGTCCGGACAACACGCCTCGCTGCGTGTACGACCTCATGCGCCAGTGCTGGAGCACGCACCCCACCGACCGACCCAACTTCAGACTGATTTATCAGACGTTagacaacatacaaatgattctCGAACGAACTCATTCTGACTAA